A portion of the Krasilnikovia cinnamomea genome contains these proteins:
- a CDS encoding (2Fe-2S) ferredoxin domain-containing protein, protein MITTTAAGLVTCRGCCCGNPAKHPDVDHGGELRTLQQFAADHPDTVRLTTSDCLGPCEHANVLVVRPSPDGRRAGGRPVWLARLDAHALRTLQVWLAAGGPGLADVPEYLALHRIRPSRAGTTSEGSPML, encoded by the coding sequence TTGATCACAACCACCGCCGCGGGGCTGGTCACCTGCCGCGGCTGCTGCTGCGGAAACCCGGCGAAGCACCCCGACGTCGATCACGGCGGCGAACTGCGCACCCTGCAGCAGTTCGCCGCCGACCACCCCGACACTGTCCGGCTGACCACCAGCGACTGCCTCGGCCCGTGCGAGCACGCCAATGTCCTCGTGGTCCGGCCCTCGCCCGACGGACGCCGCGCAGGCGGTCGGCCCGTCTGGCTCGCCCGCCTCGACGCGCACGCCCTGCGCACTCTTCAGGTCTGGCTCGCCGCGGGCGGACCGGGCCTGGCGGACGTCCCCGAGTACCTGGCACTGCACCGGATCCGCCCCTCGCGTGCCGGCACCACGAGCGAGGGCAGTCCCATGCTCTAG
- a CDS encoding DedA family protein gives MNADAAHLLTALTESAWLLPAVFVLCAVDGVLPVVPGETVAIAAAVLAATGNLAHPAVIGVIVCASVVGDLCCYLLWRRAAAVRRTRSGRARAPGRIFSRVGALMDRRGGPAILAARFIPSGRTAASVAAALTGIPLRRFLLWTVAASAAWSAYITVLGYFGSRLTQGHPLYGVLLGVVAGAVVTLVVSFVGRRAGC, from the coding sequence ATGAACGCCGACGCCGCGCATCTGCTGACAGCGCTGACCGAGTCGGCGTGGCTGCTCCCGGCGGTGTTCGTGCTGTGTGCGGTGGACGGCGTGCTGCCGGTGGTGCCGGGCGAGACAGTCGCGATCGCCGCCGCGGTCTTGGCGGCTACCGGTAACCTCGCCCATCCGGCCGTCATCGGTGTCATCGTGTGCGCCTCCGTGGTCGGCGACCTATGCTGCTATCTGCTGTGGCGGCGGGCGGCCGCGGTGAGAAGGACCCGGTCGGGCCGTGCCCGTGCGCCTGGCCGGATTTTCAGCAGGGTCGGCGCACTCATGGACCGTCGCGGTGGTCCGGCGATCCTCGCGGCCCGGTTCATCCCCTCAGGACGCACCGCGGCCAGTGTGGCCGCCGCGCTCACCGGAATCCCGCTCCGCCGTTTCCTGCTGTGGACCGTGGCCGCCTCGGCGGCGTGGTCGGCCTACATCACCGTGCTGGGCTACTTCGGAAGTCGCCTGACACAGGGCCATCCCCTGTACGGGGTGTTGCTCGGCGTCGTCGCCGGAGCGGTCGTGACGTTGGTGGTGTCATTCGTCGGGCGACGCGCGGGCTGCTGA
- a CDS encoding DUF3558 family protein encodes MKYGKLTTLGALLATLVLAGCGASGTDADPGAPAAAAAQPEAGAGVESDAGTATGGYADEGYACGLITRADLETFYGGPVGEPEPKSVGDSRFCDWAGAPGGTDSYVFLWIEKPIKGVRGDANTEYDELRSKLKGDKAVKDVAGLGEKAMSDYYPGATRVRIVVEDMYITIGVQYVLGKRTLTPEADVARVTTLAKQVVGRM; translated from the coding sequence GTGAAGTACGGCAAGCTCACGACCCTCGGTGCGCTGCTCGCGACGCTGGTGCTGGCCGGCTGCGGCGCATCGGGCACGGATGCGGACCCCGGGGCACCCGCGGCCGCCGCCGCGCAGCCCGAGGCTGGGGCTGGCGTCGAGTCGGACGCCGGGACGGCGACCGGCGGCTACGCCGACGAGGGGTACGCCTGTGGGCTGATCACCCGCGCTGACCTGGAAACGTTCTACGGCGGGCCGGTCGGCGAACCGGAGCCGAAGAGTGTCGGTGACTCGCGGTTCTGCGACTGGGCGGGCGCCCCGGGTGGAACCGACTCCTATGTGTTCCTGTGGATCGAAAAACCGATCAAGGGGGTTCGTGGCGACGCCAATACCGAGTACGACGAGCTGCGGAGCAAGCTCAAGGGTGACAAGGCCGTCAAGGACGTCGCCGGGCTCGGGGAGAAGGCGATGTCGGACTACTACCCCGGGGCGACCCGCGTGCGCATCGTCGTCGAGGACATGTACATCACGATCGGGGTGCAGTACGTCCTGGGCAAGCGGACGCTCACGCCGGAGGCCGACGTCGCCCGGGTGACCACGCTGGCCAAGCAGGTGGTTGGGCGGATGTAG
- a CDS encoding helix-turn-helix transcriptional regulator, translating to MIGREAEWRTVTDALHSVGDGPQVLEVVGEPGIGKTRLLAELAGYARERGLLTLTGRATEFESEIPFALLTEALDDHVRLNSESLRERLPPDDVWRLGEILDGLGAGPAAPQVSLGGAAERYRSLRALRRLLETIAEPDGLVLILDDVHWCDAATTDLVDYLLRRPPAGPVVLALAYRPAQAPARLAAALVSDHSGRFHRRVALSPLPEAEVTRLLGPDADPRDVAYLFRLSGGNPLYLDALRRCGTTAIDAARTRDDPDPALAALPTEVRAALGAEWESVGPDSRLVASAAAVGGDESEPALLAEVAELPVPAVLRCLDDLVARDLIQVVAGTGRFRFRHPLVRHVVYASAAAGWRLGAHARAAAHLERVGAPPRARAHHIARSAAVGDAGAAVTLVAAAQAVGAQAPATAAEWLQIALRLLPGDTATVGLPDRAELLTYLAERRAASGDLAEARRVMGVVLDELLPTGHPARSAAIAYTGVLIRLLGLHEEAQALLTAELDHRPEADNSDVLLQIATYALMRGQLGEADERLCQIIAFAPGGTAAAIAHAMRPMTGYATGPAELSSERPRSATVLLDTMGDDEIARQLEIFAWLCWTGLEAEGPRDSLRRLLRCRQVAVQSGQSFVLPYLLAMQALMHARLGQIGDAMRAAEEALTIARLLAAAEPLALALLTQCWLHRCAGDFAAAIVTGEQAVAAASASRGWLATAQAMLAFSRIAAGDVRRGAADLVAAGRGPELTALYPHNRLIACTVLSECAAKTGEPESPGHWAELAERVADPERGVERGLVLLARAYAVGADDPGRGADLAEQAGALLTEGELLLVAGRAWLAAAALRMRTGDESAALDDLARAEKIGERTDAADLHTALRRLARRLRPDAPPPSVPGTAELTRREGEIAVLVAAGMSNAEIAGELYVSVRTVETHVSRIYTKLGVTTRAAAVSRLAS from the coding sequence ATGATCGGCCGGGAGGCCGAGTGGCGCACGGTCACCGATGCCCTGCATTCCGTCGGGGACGGCCCCCAGGTGCTCGAGGTCGTCGGCGAACCCGGCATCGGCAAGACCCGCCTGCTGGCCGAGCTGGCCGGATATGCCCGGGAGCGCGGGCTGCTGACCCTCACCGGCAGGGCCACCGAGTTCGAGTCCGAGATCCCGTTCGCCCTGCTGACCGAGGCACTGGATGATCACGTACGTCTGAACAGCGAATCTCTGCGTGAGAGGCTGCCCCCCGACGACGTGTGGCGGCTCGGCGAGATCCTCGACGGCCTGGGCGCCGGGCCGGCGGCACCGCAGGTGTCGCTCGGCGGGGCGGCCGAGAGGTACCGGTCCCTGCGGGCGCTGCGCCGGTTGCTCGAAACCATCGCCGAGCCCGACGGGCTGGTGCTGATCCTCGACGACGTGCACTGGTGCGATGCCGCCACGACGGACCTTGTCGACTACCTGTTGCGCCGCCCGCCCGCCGGCCCGGTGGTGCTGGCGCTCGCCTACCGGCCGGCGCAGGCGCCGGCCCGGCTGGCCGCCGCACTGGTGAGCGACCATTCTGGCCGGTTCCACCGCAGGGTGGCGCTTTCGCCGCTGCCGGAGGCGGAGGTGACGCGCCTGCTCGGGCCCGACGCAGACCCCCGCGACGTGGCGTACCTGTTCCGCCTGAGCGGGGGGAATCCGCTCTATCTGGACGCGCTGCGCCGCTGTGGCACCACGGCAATCGATGCGGCTCGTACCCGGGACGACCCCGACCCCGCGCTGGCGGCCCTGCCCACCGAGGTGCGGGCCGCGCTCGGCGCGGAGTGGGAATCCGTCGGGCCGGACAGCCGCCTGGTGGCCTCGGCGGCCGCCGTCGGCGGCGACGAGAGCGAGCCTGCCCTGCTCGCCGAGGTTGCCGAGCTGCCCGTGCCGGCCGTACTGCGTTGCCTCGACGACCTGGTGGCCCGCGACCTCATCCAGGTAGTGGCCGGCACGGGCCGGTTCCGTTTCCGGCATCCGCTCGTGCGGCACGTCGTCTACGCGTCGGCCGCCGCCGGGTGGCGGCTGGGCGCGCACGCGCGGGCCGCGGCGCACCTGGAACGGGTGGGTGCGCCGCCGCGAGCCCGGGCGCACCATATCGCCCGGTCGGCGGCCGTCGGGGACGCCGGTGCGGCGGTCACCCTGGTCGCTGCCGCGCAGGCGGTCGGCGCGCAGGCGCCGGCAACCGCGGCCGAATGGCTGCAGATCGCGCTGCGCCTGCTGCCCGGCGACACCGCAACCGTCGGCCTGCCCGACCGCGCCGAGCTCCTCACCTACCTGGCCGAACGGCGGGCGGCGAGCGGAGACCTCGCCGAGGCGCGGCGGGTCATGGGTGTCGTCCTCGACGAGCTGCTGCCGACCGGGCATCCGGCCCGGTCGGCCGCCATCGCGTACACCGGCGTGCTGATCCGGCTGCTCGGCCTGCACGAGGAGGCGCAGGCGCTGCTCACCGCAGAGCTGGACCATCGGCCCGAGGCCGACAATTCGGATGTGCTGCTGCAGATCGCCACCTACGCGCTGATGCGTGGTCAACTCGGCGAGGCCGACGAACGCCTGTGCCAGATCATCGCGTTCGCCCCGGGCGGCACGGCTGCGGCGATCGCGCACGCCATGCGGCCGATGACCGGTTACGCGACCGGGCCGGCGGAGCTGTCCAGCGAGCGGCCGCGCTCAGCGACCGTCCTGCTGGACACGATGGGCGACGACGAGATCGCCCGCCAACTCGAAATCTTCGCCTGGCTCTGCTGGACCGGGCTCGAGGCCGAGGGGCCACGCGACTCGCTGCGCCGCCTCCTGCGCTGCCGGCAGGTCGCGGTCCAGTCAGGGCAGAGCTTCGTGCTGCCCTACCTGCTGGCCATGCAGGCGCTGATGCACGCCCGGCTCGGGCAGATCGGCGACGCGATGCGGGCCGCCGAGGAGGCCCTCACCATCGCCCGGCTGCTCGCCGCGGCCGAGCCGCTGGCCCTCGCCCTGCTGACGCAGTGCTGGCTGCATCGGTGCGCGGGCGATTTCGCGGCGGCGATCGTGACGGGTGAGCAGGCGGTCGCGGCGGCGTCGGCCAGCCGCGGCTGGCTGGCCACCGCTCAGGCGATGCTGGCATTCAGCCGGATCGCAGCCGGGGACGTACGGCGCGGCGCAGCCGATCTGGTGGCCGCCGGACGCGGACCCGAGTTGACCGCGCTGTACCCGCACAACCGGCTGATCGCCTGCACCGTGCTCAGCGAGTGCGCTGCGAAGACCGGCGAGCCCGAGTCCCCCGGGCACTGGGCGGAACTGGCCGAACGGGTCGCCGACCCCGAGCGTGGGGTCGAGCGCGGGCTGGTGTTGCTGGCACGGGCGTACGCGGTCGGCGCAGACGACCCGGGCCGCGGTGCCGATCTCGCCGAACAAGCTGGCGCCCTGCTGACCGAGGGGGAGTTGCTGCTGGTGGCCGGACGTGCCTGGCTGGCGGCGGCCGCGCTGCGCATGCGGACCGGCGACGAATCGGCAGCGCTGGACGACCTGGCTCGCGCCGAGAAGATCGGCGAACGCACGGACGCCGCCGACCTTCATACGGCGCTGCGGCGCCTGGCCCGGAGGCTACGGCCGGACGCCCCGCCACCGTCCGTCCCCGGAACGGCGGAGCTGACCCGGCGCGAGGGCGAGATCGCGGTGCTGGTCGCGGCGGGCATGTCCAACGCCGAGATCGCCGGCGAGCTGTACGTTAGCGTACGTACGGTCGAGACGCATGTGTCGCGGATCTACACCAAGCTCGGTGTCACCACCCGCGCCGCCGCGGTCAGCCGACTGGCGAGCTGA
- a CDS encoding helix-turn-helix transcriptional regulator, with protein MMRSGADENHECDTVAIRKTEMGVLRRALARCSPTGRWVVVEVAGEPGMGKSTLLAGFGRHAADAGWRVLPCRSGPPAAGHGNPEEGCDPADPGRESLVPRIADVLRAPVETGSRADRRLLLIVDDVHGADAVSARLIADLLRHPPRGPVLLVLAHRPRQLTGTLGAVLATAAAAGVVQRVTLGPLAPAESSALLSTMAPAPHRFDIHEASGGNPLYLLGSAGTSGAVPERVRAALMPELLARSTAERQVVWAAAVAGDPADPELVAAVADCTPAVVLQALDQISADDVLRPAPSGAGFCFRHEVVRAVAYESAPAGWRLAAHARAAEALRGRGAPASDRARHLEHCAVPGDEDAVETLSRAAREVLYRAPADAVRWLVGAARLLPSGPHTADRRADLQLQCARALGLMGRLDESRGYLHRLLAGLPTTDAVRRVEAAVLAARTDQQLGRHAEADSLLRGELQALRPPAGSAPPALYAALASGAMLRGDAAEARRWSTEALGQDVGAASRVAALALRVLADRMTGIAESAAHLDEAADLVDAMLDDELVAVLDLVRWLAEAELAAERIGDALRHTERMLAVARQARRYEPLATLHGIAGRAWLLRGDLTRALQCLDRAAGAAERTGNPATLAEVAAVRAWPALWQGDATAAARFAAQAHEQDSLVARRLVGGRATIGAWQQSGGDAAAANRLCRALDTSECDPLVRVRWLELAAVTCAQRRLSAAAAACAAAARQLAAETSGRRIRGYAALAVAHSLLGTDSTAAAGAARRAADLLAMAGDPLGAAWARQRHDAALGAPAGIGGDAGQGKAGKPASGIAALTVRETEVVTLVAEGLTNKEIARRLFVSPGTVSIHVGRAYAKLGVSRRAAAAARLVGAGLVGSRPGGEPDAPLERA; from the coding sequence ATGATGCGCAGCGGGGCCGACGAGAACCACGAGTGCGACACCGTCGCGATCCGGAAGACCGAAATGGGGGTATTGCGGCGGGCGCTTGCCCGTTGCAGCCCCACCGGTCGCTGGGTCGTCGTCGAGGTCGCGGGCGAACCCGGCATGGGCAAGTCCACGTTGTTGGCCGGTTTCGGACGGCATGCGGCCGATGCCGGATGGCGGGTCCTGCCGTGCCGCTCCGGACCTCCGGCAGCGGGGCACGGAAACCCCGAGGAGGGGTGCGACCCCGCCGATCCCGGCCGCGAGTCGCTGGTTCCCCGCATCGCCGACGTGCTGCGCGCGCCGGTCGAGACCGGGTCACGCGCCGATCGCCGTCTGCTGCTGATCGTCGACGACGTACACGGGGCCGACGCGGTCTCCGCGAGGCTGATCGCCGACCTGCTGCGCCACCCACCGCGCGGCCCGGTGCTGCTCGTCCTGGCGCACCGGCCACGGCAGCTCACCGGCACGCTGGGCGCCGTTCTGGCCACAGCCGCGGCCGCCGGGGTGGTGCAGCGCGTCACCCTCGGCCCGCTGGCACCGGCCGAATCCTCGGCGCTGCTGTCCACGATGGCCCCGGCGCCTCACCGGTTCGACATCCACGAGGCGAGCGGGGGCAATCCGCTCTATCTGCTCGGTTCCGCGGGTACGTCCGGGGCCGTGCCGGAACGCGTCCGGGCCGCACTCATGCCGGAGCTCCTCGCACGGTCCACGGCCGAGCGGCAGGTGGTGTGGGCCGCCGCCGTGGCCGGCGACCCGGCCGACCCCGAGTTGGTCGCCGCCGTCGCCGACTGCACACCGGCGGTCGTGCTCCAGGCGCTGGACCAGATCAGCGCGGACGACGTGCTGCGCCCGGCGCCGTCGGGCGCCGGATTCTGCTTCCGGCACGAGGTGGTGCGGGCCGTCGCGTACGAGTCCGCCCCTGCGGGCTGGCGGCTTGCCGCCCACGCGCGGGCCGCCGAGGCGCTCCGCGGGCGCGGTGCGCCCGCATCGGACCGGGCTCGTCACCTCGAGCACTGCGCCGTGCCGGGCGACGAGGATGCTGTCGAGACGTTGAGCCGAGCCGCGCGCGAGGTCCTGTACCGGGCACCCGCCGACGCGGTGCGCTGGCTTGTCGGGGCCGCGCGGCTGCTGCCGTCCGGGCCGCACACCGCCGACCGGCGGGCCGACCTGCAGTTGCAGTGCGCGCGGGCACTGGGACTGATGGGCCGGCTGGACGAGAGCCGCGGGTACCTGCACCGGCTGCTCGCCGGACTGCCGACCACCGATGCGGTACGCCGCGTGGAGGCCGCCGTGCTCGCGGCCCGTACGGACCAGCAGCTGGGCCGGCATGCCGAGGCCGACTCCCTACTGCGCGGCGAACTCCAGGCGCTGCGCCCGCCCGCCGGTTCGGCACCACCCGCGCTGTACGCCGCTCTCGCCTCCGGTGCGATGCTGCGCGGCGACGCCGCCGAGGCCCGGCGGTGGTCCACCGAGGCCCTCGGGCAGGACGTGGGCGCAGCGTCCCGGGTGGCCGCGTTGGCCCTGCGGGTGCTGGCCGACCGAATGACCGGCATCGCCGAGTCCGCCGCACACCTCGATGAGGCGGCCGACCTGGTGGACGCGATGCTCGACGACGAGTTGGTCGCCGTGCTGGACCTCGTCCGCTGGTTGGCCGAGGCGGAGCTGGCGGCCGAGCGGATCGGGGACGCGCTCCGGCACACCGAACGGATGCTGGCCGTCGCCCGGCAGGCGCGTCGCTACGAGCCGCTCGCCACCCTGCACGGGATCGCGGGCCGTGCATGGCTGCTGCGGGGCGACCTGACACGTGCTCTCCAGTGCCTGGATCGGGCGGCCGGCGCCGCCGAGCGCACCGGCAACCCGGCGACGCTCGCCGAGGTGGCGGCGGTCCGGGCCTGGCCGGCCCTGTGGCAAGGGGATGCCACGGCGGCAGCCCGGTTCGCGGCGCAGGCACACGAGCAGGACAGTCTGGTGGCGAGGCGGCTGGTCGGCGGTAGGGCAACGATAGGGGCGTGGCAGCAGTCCGGCGGCGACGCCGCGGCCGCAAACCGCTTGTGCCGTGCGCTGGACACGTCCGAGTGCGATCCGCTCGTCCGGGTCCGGTGGCTTGAGCTGGCCGCCGTGACCTGCGCGCAGCGGCGGTTGTCGGCGGCGGCTGCGGCCTGTGCCGCGGCGGCGCGGCAGCTCGCGGCGGAGACGTCAGGCCGCCGGATCCGGGGGTACGCGGCGCTGGCGGTGGCCCACTCGCTGCTGGGTACCGACTCGACTGCCGCGGCCGGGGCGGCCAGGCGGGCAGCCGACCTGCTCGCCATGGCCGGTGATCCGCTCGGCGCGGCGTGGGCCCGGCAGCGCCACGACGCCGCCCTCGGAGCGCCGGCAGGCATCGGTGGCGACGCGGGGCAGGGCAAGGCCGGCAAGCCGGCCTCCGGGATCGCGGCGCTGACCGTCCGGGAAACCGAGGTCGTCACGCTGGTCGCTGAAGGACTGACCAACAAGGAGATCGCCCGCCGGCTCTTCGTCAGTCCCGGCACGGTGTCGATCCACGTCGGACGCGCGTACGCCAAGCTCGGGGTCTCCCGTCGCGCCGCGGCCGCCGCCCGGCTGGTCGGAGCCGGACTTGTCGGATCGCGGCCGGGGGGCGAGCCGGACGCCCCTCTCGAACGGGCATGA